Proteins encoded in a region of the Phaenicophaeus curvirostris isolate KB17595 chromosome 1, BPBGC_Pcur_1.0, whole genome shotgun sequence genome:
- the E2F7 gene encoding transcription factor E2F7 — translation MEASAPPRRGPARGRRGRDQAAHKENIFDRSRMAPKTPIKNEPVDLSKQKGCTPERNPITPVKLADRPQPDPWTPTANLKMLVSAASPDMRDREKKKELFRPIENNEQSNTPDSLQYDLVDDNTVDEFEKQRPSRKQKSLGLLCQKFLARYPSYPLSTEKTTISLDEVASILGVERRRIYDIVNVLESLHLVSHVAKNQYCWHGRHNLNQTLKTLQEAGELQYGELMALFQHKEQDWEYKFGERKKETIPESQDRPLLDFSEPDCTSASASSRKDKSLRIMSQKFVMLFLVSKTKIVTLDIAAKILIEETQDTADHSKFKTKVRRLYDIANVLTSLGLIKKVHVTEERGRKPAFKWIGPVDFPGKTDEPRGHSPMSDPLPGMQRGACAPYQIHATGKQRFTRHASFNVAQPFEGSRRKVSSEPSSPHQKKQACIVNSDEYCSKMINLAAVCRQKIAEDTRNKTCATETTLNSGKNPGTTSPLSFLPVPGDFDFCVNTLPQAVFPVVQAGVPSISLQNGVSSQTLHPSMPATSKTENGKPTLLPNQPFLCFPSSSLFMLCGDLQENNSRETPPTTEDVGNKSAEAPAAVLPAACQKHSSHKCTSPSAPADDDEPAAKRQAMEQSDVPLSLVVPKKSFESPKAESTPGSGCTSAVHLEAFHLDLASPAAPLAADKDSTRPLDSQEQEKCPQNKDPDETSPGKEHICKENASQPVLPRYIYVQPTAGLSSCNFLFPAKQAPSAISLTASQLPSLSVPCVMVPSAALASFPLVCSATIASPVSPVTDGSFSAAASMNFSMSSLASTTPVFVGTTAMVTPKVPPAPSVDHQQPTHSTLHLSPVLARSCTAVKLDTPMCMGHPVTLLKLQQPSSTPLTPKSIRPACHEAFFKTPGSLGDPLAWKKNEGTQTRNASSVQRRLEISSTSPD, via the exons ATGGAGGCGAGCGCGCCGCCGCGGCGGGGCCCGGcgagggggcggcggggccgcgaCCAGGCGGCGCACAAG gaaaacatATTTGATCGATCCAGGATGGCCCCAAAGACTCCCATCAAGAATGAACCGGTTGATTTATCAAAGCAAAAAGGCTGCACCCCAGAAAGAAATCCAATTACACCTGTTAAGCTCGCTGACAGACCACAGCCTGATCCCTGGACCCCCACTGCTAACCTGAAGATGCTTGTTAGTGCTGCTAGCCCTGACATGAgggacagagaaaagaagaaagagctcTTCAGACCCATAGAAAACAATGAGCAGAGTAACACACCTGATTCGTTACAG tatGATTTGGTAGACGACAACACGGTTGATGAATTTGAAAAGCAGAGGCccagcaggaaacagaaaagcttAGGGCTCTTGTGCCAAAAGTTTCTAGCTCGCTATCCAAGTTATCCATTGTCAACAGAAAAAACTACTATTTCTTTGGATGAAGTGGCTTCAATTCTTG GAGTTGAGCGGAGGCGTATTTATGATATAGTGAATGTTCTGGAGTCATTACACTTGGTTAGCCATGTGGCCAAGAACCAGTACTGTTGGCATGGCCGGCACAACCTCAATCAAACTCTGAAAACACTTCAGGAAGCAGGAGAGCTGCAATATGGGGAGCTAATGGCCCTCTTCCAGCACAAGGAGCAGGACTGGGAATACAAATTTGGAGAACGGAAGAAGGAAACTATTCCAGAATCTCAAGACAGACCGTTATTGGACTTTTCAGAACCAGATTGCACCTCTG CTTCTGCAAGCAGTAGAAAGGACAAGTCATTGCGGATTATGAGCCAAAAGTTTGTCATGCTGTTCCTTGTCTCCAAGACCAAGATAGTCACTCTGGACATTGCAGCAAAGATACTGATAGAAGAAACCCAGGATACAGCAGACCACAGCAAATTTAAAA CAAAGGTGCGAAGACTGTATGATATTGCCAATGTTCTCACCAGCCTAGGCTTGATCAAGAAAGTTCATGTCACAGAGGAACGAGGACGCAAACCAGCCTTCAAGTGGATTGGGCCTGTGGACTTCCCTGGAAAGACCG ATGAGCCAAGAGGGCATAGCCCAATGTCTGATCCTTTGCCAGGGATGCAGAGAGGAGCCTGTGCCCCATATCAGATCCATGCTACTGGAAAGCAAAGGTTTACACGTCATGCTTCTTTTAATGTTGCACAGCCTTTTGAAGGGAGCAGAAGGAAAGTCAGTTCTGAGCCCAGCAGcccgcatcaaaagaagcaag CCTGTATTGTGAATTCAGATGAATATTGCTCCAAAATGATAAATCTAGCAGCTGTCTGCAGGCAGAAGATAGCGGAAGATACTAG GAACAAAACTTGTGCTACAGAAACAACATTAAATTCAGGAAAGAACCCAGGCACAACCTcacctctctcctttcttccagtTCCTGGGGACTTTGATTTTTGTGTTAACACTTTGCCTCAGGCAGTGTTTCCTGTGGTTCAGGCAGGTGTTCCGAGCATCTCACTGCAAAATGGAGTCAGCAGCCAAACTCTACATCCTTCCATGCCAGCAACCTCCAAAACAGAAAATGGGAAACCTACCTTGCTCCCCAACCAACCCTTCCTGTGCTTCCCATCTTCATCCCTTTTTATGTTGTGTGGTGATCTTCAGGAAAATAATTCGAGAGAGACCCCACCCACGACAGAAGATGTGGGAAACAAGAGTGCAGAAGCTCCAGCTGCCGTACTTCCAGCTGCCTGCCAGAAACACAGCTCTCACAAGTGCACATCACCCTCTGCACCTGCAGATGATGACGAGCCAGCTGCTAAAAGGCAGGCCATGGAACAGAGTGATGTGCCCCTCTCGCTTGTAGTACCCAAG aAGTCTTTTGAGTCACCCAAGGCAGAATCTACCCCAGGAAGTGGCTGTACGTCTGCGGTACATCTAGAAGCTTTTCATCTTGACCTTGCAAGTCCTGCTGCTCCGTTGGCTGCAGACAAGGATTCTACTAGGCCTTTAGATTCTcaagagcaagaaaaatgtCCTCAGAATAAAGACCCTGATGAAACTTCACCAGGAAAAGAGCatatctgtaaagaaaatgcCAGTCAACCTGTCCTACCACGGTATATCTATGTTCAGCCTACTGCAG GATTAAGCAGTTGTAATTTCCTGTTCCCTGCAAAACAAGCCCCTAGTGCTATCAGCCTGACTGCGAGCCAGTTACCTTCTCTGAGCGTCCCCTGTGTCATGGTGCCATCAGCAGCCCTGGCTTCCTTCCCTCTTGTCTGTTCTGCCACAATCGCCAGTCCAGTTTCCCCAGTTACTGATGGctctttctcagctgctgcctctATGAATTTCAGTATGTCCAGCTTGGCATCAACAACACCAGTTTTTGTAGGCACGACAGCAATGGTTACCCCCAAGGTCCCACCTGCACCTTCGGTGGATCACCAGCAGCCAACTCACTCCACTCTGCACCTGAGTCCTGTGCTTGCAAGGTCTTGCACTGCTGTTAAACTGGATACCCCCATGTGCATGGGGCATCCAGTGACCCTTCTGAAGCTGCAGCAG CCTTCGTCAACTCCTCTCACTCCAAAGAGCATTCGTCCTGCATGTCATGAGGCATTTTTCAAAACTCCTGGAAGTCTTGGAGACCCTCTtgcatggaagaaaaatgaaggtaCCCAGACCAGAAATGCCAGCTCAGTGCAGAGGAGACTGGAAATCTCTAGCACCAGCCCTGACTAA